CTTGCCGCAGCCGCTCTCGCCGACCAGTCCGAGTGTCTCCCCCTCGCGGAGTTCGAGGTCGACGCCGTCGACGGCCGTAACCGTGCGCCCGGAGCCGAACAGGCGATCGAGGAGGCCGTCGGCCGTCGCGTACTCCTTCTCGAGGCCCTCGACGCGGAGCAGCGGTTCGTCGTCGCTCACTCGGACTCACCCCGACCTTCGTCCTCGCCCCTGACGACGACGTCGTAGTCCAGCCCGTCCTCGAGGGCGCCGGTGTACTCGTGGCAGGCAGCGAGGTGGTCGTCGGGCGACGACTCGAGCGGCGTCGCGGTCGTCCCGGTCTCCGCGTCGACGAGCGACGGCTCGCGGGTCGCACAGCAGGACTCGGCGTACGGACAGCGCGGGTGGAACCGACAGCCCGTGGGGGGATCGATCAGGTCGGGCGCGGCGCCGGGAATCGTCGGCAGCCGATCGCGGTCGTCGCCGAGGCGGGGGATCGACGCCATCAGCCCGACCGTGTAGGGGTGTTTGGGATCGTAGTACAGGTCGTCGACGGATGCACGCTCGACGATCTGCCCGGCATAGACGACGAGCACGCGATCGCAGCGTTCGGCGACGACCCCGAGGTCGTGGGAGACGAACTGGATCGCCGTCTCGAACTCCTCGGCGAGTTCCTCGAGTAACTCGAGAATCTGGGCTTCGACCGTGACGTCGAGCGCCGTGGTGGGCTCGTCGCAGACCAGCAGGTCGGGCTCGCAGGACAGCGCCATCGCGATGACGATCCGCTGTTGCTGGCCGCCGGAGAATTCGTGGGGGTAGTCCGCGTAGCGGCGCTCGGCATCGGGAACGCCGACGCGCTCCAGGAGCTCGACCGTCCGTCGGCGGGCCTGCTCGTCGGTGACGTCCCTGTGGGCGCGGATCGCCTCGGCGATCTGTTCGCCGACGGAGTAGACGGGGTTGAGCGCCGTCTCGGGGTCCTGGAACACCATCGCGATCTCGTTGCCGCGGAGCGATCGCAGCTCCGAATCGGAGCACGCCAAGATGTTCCGCCCCCGAAAGCGGATCTCGCCGCCGACGATCTCGCCGGGGTCCTCGATCAACCCCAGCAGGGCGAGGCTGGTGACGGTCTTGCCGGCGCCGCTCTCGCCGACGAGCGCGAGGTGCTCGCCGCGTTCGATCTCGTAACTGATCCCGTCGACCGCGCGGACGACGCCGTCCTCGGTGTAGAACTGGACGACGAGGTCCTCGACTTCGAGCAGTGCCACGCTACCGGTGCCTCCGTTCGGCGGTCTCGCCCTGCGGATCGAGCGCGTCGTTGATCCCGTCGCCGACGAGGTTGATCGCCATCACGAACAGGAAGATCGCCAGCCCGGGGAAGACGGTGCGGTGCCAGTAGCCGGCGGCGATCGAATCGCGGCCGTTCGCGAGCATCGATCCCCACTCGGCGGTGCTCGGCTCGAGGCCGAGGCCCAGAAAGCCCAGCGCCGCGGCCGTCAGGACGACCGTCCCGACGTTCAGCGTCGCCTGGACGACGACGGGGGCGACGGCGTTCGGAACGACGTGTCTGGCGATGATGGTCCGGTCCGGCGTCCCGAGGGCCCTCGCGGCGGTGACGTACTCGCGTTCTTTCACCGAGAGGATCTCTCCCCGCAGCAGGCGGGCGTAGCCGATCCAGCCGGTCAGCGCGAGCGCGGCGACGATGTTCCAGTAGCCGCGACCGACGACCGCCACGATGGCGATCGCGAGCACCAGAAACGGGAACGCATAGAGGGTGTCGACGACCCGCATGACGAGTTCGTCGACCCAGCCGCCGAAGTAGCCGGCGATCGCGCCCAGCGGAATCCCGACGACCAGCGCGAGCGCGACGGCGACGACCCCGATGCTGAGGCTGAACCGCCCGCCGACGAGGACCCGGGAGAATAGGTCCCGGCCCGCCCAGTCGGTTCCGAAGGGGTGGGCCGCCGACGGTCCGGCGTTGGGCGGCCCGACGTACATCTCGGCGGGATCGTACGGCGCCAGCGAGAACGGCTGGATCGTGATCGTGTACTCGGCCGTCGAGAACGCGATCGGCCGGGCGAAGACCGCGACGACCGAGAGCGCCGCGATGATCGCGAGGCCGAGCACGGCCGTTCGGTTCGATCGAAAGCGGCGCCAGGCGCCCTCGAAACGGCCTCGAGACGTGGTCTCAGCGTCGTTCGATCGTTCGTCGGCCCAGGGATCGACGGCGGCGGCGCGGTCGGCCGCGACCGCCTCGTCGAACCCCTCGATGCGAATCCGGCCGCGGTCGGTCGTTGATCGATCCCGTGGTTCTCGTGTCATGGGTCGTGTATCACCGTTCGTATCTGATCCGCGGGTCAAGGACGGCGTAGACGATATCGACGAGCAGGTTCGCGAGGACGACCGAGACGGCGACGACCAGCACCGTCGCCTGGACGGTCGGGAGGTCGCGCTGTCCGATCGCGCCGACCAGGAGCCGCCCCACGCCGGGCCAGGAGAACACCTGCTCGACGACGACCGCGCCGTCGACGAGGAGGGTCAACTGGAGGCCGGCGACGGTGACGACGGCGATCAGGGAGTTGCGCAGGACGTGTTTGCAGATCACCGTCCGCTCGCGCAACCCCTTCGCGCGGGCGGTCCGGACGTACGACGCGTTCAGTTCCCGGAGCATCGACGAGCGCAGCAGGCGCGCGACGAGCGCGGCCGAGGCCGTCCCGAGCGTGATCGTCGGCAGGATCAGAAACCGCAGCGTCGCGGGGCTCAAAAGCGGCGCGTCAGGCGGAATGACTCGAAACCAGCCGAGGCGGACGCTGAAGACGAACAGAAGGACCAGCCCCAGCCAGAAGTTCGGCGTCGCGATACCGGCGAGGGCCGCAATGCGGCTGACCTCGTCGGCGGGTTCGCCCCGCTTGACGGCCGCGACGACCCCCGCCGGAATCCCGATCAGGAGCGAACAGAGCCACGCCGCGCCCCCGAGCACGAGCGTGTAGGGCAGTCGATCGGCGATCGTCGCCCCGACGTCGCGACCCGTGATCGGCGACCGGCCGAACTCGAGGACGAGCGCGTCGCGCAGCCAGAGCAGATACTGCTCCCAGACCGGGCGGTCGAGGTTGTACTCGGCTTTCAGCGACTCCCGGACGGCCGGGTCGACCTCTTGAAAGCCGAGCATGGCGTCGACCGGATCCCCTGGCGTCAGGTGGAGCAGCGAAAACGTCAGGGCCGTCACACCCAGCAGTACCGGGATCGAAACCAGCACCCGCTTTCGGACGTAGGTGGCCAGCGTCATTTGGAGCCGAGTTTCGAGCGGCGGTTAGCTGAAGTACTCGTCGACGATGCGCGCTTCGAACTCCGGATCGACGAAGGTCTCGTGGGTCGGGGAGATCGGCGTGTAGGCTACGGTGCCGGCGCCGTTGAACACGTCTTCGATGATTCGCTGGCGCGGGATGAGCCGCCCGATCCCGCGCCGGACCTTCGGATTGGAGAAGGGCTCGCGGTAGCTCGGATAGCCCAGGAAGTCGACGGCCGCGCCGGTCGTCCGGTCGACAACGAACCCGTCGTCGTCCTCGAACGCGTCGAGGCTCTCGTTCGGGAGGCCCGTGGTCAGGTGGATATCGCCCGTCTCGAGGGCGCCGCGGCGGGCCGACGATTCGGTGATGATCCGCATCGTCACGGTCTCGATCGGCGGCGTCTCGGGGACGCCGTTGCTCCCGTCGTGCCAGTGGTCTTCGTTGGCGACCAGCCGCCAGAGCCGGGCGGGCTCGTGCTCCTCGAACGCGTACGGGCCGGTTCCGACCGGTCGCTCGGAGATGTCGTGCGTGCCGTCCGCGACGGCTTTCGGGACGATCGGCACCTGCGCGATCGCTGTTTCCAGCGGCCCGTACGGCCGCCGGAGCGTGATCTCGATCTCGTGGTCGCCGAGGACGTCCGCGCTCTCGTACCAGGTGTACACGTCCCGTTCGCTGGGCGACCCCTCGTAGCGCTCGAGGGTCGCTTTGACGTCCGCGGCGGTAAACGGTTCGCCGGTGTGGAATTGGACGCCCTCTCGCAACTCGAATCGCCAGGTCAGTTTGTCGATCCGGTGCCAGTCGGTCGCGAGCAGCGGTTGCACGCTCCCGTCGAAGTCGATCTCGAGGAGCTGTTCGTAGAGCAGGCCGGTGGCCATGTACGAGACGTCGTCGGCCGCCCGGACCGGATCGTAGCTGTCGATCTTCGTCCCCGCGTCGCCGACGAGCTCGGTCCCGTCGGTGGCGAGTTCCGTGTAGACGCCGAGCGTCGGCGCGTAGATCGACTTGTACTCGTCGCCGGGGACCGGATACGTCCGGAACCCGTCGACCGCGTCGGCGCGGTAGGTGACGATCTCTTCGGGCGCGCGAACGAACGACAGCGGCGATTCCTCGACGAGGAGTCCCTGCAACTCCTCGTAGATCGTGACGCGCTCGTCCTCGTCGACGGTCGTGACGCCCTCGTCGATGAGTTCGTCGACCCGCTCGTTCTCGTAGTGGTTGATGTTGAGGCTGGTCGGAGTGAAACTGTCGGAGTGAAAGCCCGGATAGACGTACTGGTGTGGGTCCCAGCCGCCGATAAATCCCAGACAGACGAGCGCGTCCTCCTCGTTGGCGGCCATGTTGTTGACCAGATCGATGTAGGAGGTCCACTCGAGGGTCTCGAACGAGACGTCGAACAGATCGGTGTCGTCCAGTTCGTGTTGGACCAACTGCGCCCACCGCTTTCGTCCCTCGTTCTCGG
Above is a genomic segment from Haloterrigena salifodinae containing:
- a CDS encoding ABC transporter permease; translation: MTLATYVRKRVLVSIPVLLGVTALTFSLLHLTPGDPVDAMLGFQEVDPAVRESLKAEYNLDRPVWEQYLLWLRDALVLEFGRSPITGRDVGATIADRLPYTLVLGGAAWLCSLLIGIPAGVVAAVKRGEPADEVSRIAALAGIATPNFWLGLVLLFVFSVRLGWFRVIPPDAPLLSPATLRFLILPTITLGTASAALVARLLRSSMLRELNASYVRTARAKGLRERTVICKHVLRNSLIAVVTVAGLQLTLLVDGAVVVEQVFSWPGVGRLLVGAIGQRDLPTVQATVLVVAVSVVLANLLVDIVYAVLDPRIRYER
- a CDS encoding ABC transporter substrate-binding protein, whose amino-acid sequence is MAHTGEGDSDRFPRRSVLAGLGGFGIAGAAGCISTNPGVELESDAEKLIFEGFQEASVEPPVETTIYSNAENEGRKRWAQLVQHELDDTDLFDVSFETLEWTSYIDLVNNMAANEEDALVCLGFIGGWDPHQYVYPGFHSDSFTPTSLNINHYENERVDELIDEGVTTVDEDERVTIYEELQGLLVEESPLSFVRAPEEIVTYRADAVDGFRTYPVPGDEYKSIYAPTLGVYTELATDGTELVGDAGTKIDSYDPVRAADDVSYMATGLLYEQLLEIDFDGSVQPLLATDWHRIDKLTWRFELREGVQFHTGEPFTAADVKATLERYEGSPSERDVYTWYESADVLGDHEIEITLRRPYGPLETAIAQVPIVPKAVADGTHDISERPVGTGPYAFEEHEPARLWRLVANEDHWHDGSNGVPETPPIETVTMRIITESSARRGALETGDIHLTTGLPNESLDAFEDDDGFVVDRTTGAAVDFLGYPSYREPFSNPKVRRGIGRLIPRQRIIEDVFNGAGTVAYTPISPTHETFVDPEFEARIVDEYFS
- a CDS encoding ABC transporter permease, with amino-acid sequence MTREPRDRSTTDRGRIRIEGFDEAVAADRAAAVDPWADERSNDAETTSRGRFEGAWRRFRSNRTAVLGLAIIAALSVVAVFARPIAFSTAEYTITIQPFSLAPYDPAEMYVGPPNAGPSAAHPFGTDWAGRDLFSRVLVGGRFSLSIGVVAVALALVVGIPLGAIAGYFGGWVDELVMRVVDTLYAFPFLVLAIAIVAVVGRGYWNIVAALALTGWIGYARLLRGEILSVKEREYVTAARALGTPDRTIIARHVVPNAVAPVVVQATLNVGTVVLTAAALGFLGLGLEPSTAEWGSMLANGRDSIAAGYWHRTVFPGLAIFLFVMAINLVGDGINDALDPQGETAERRHR
- a CDS encoding ABC transporter ATP-binding protein; translation: MALLEVEDLVVQFYTEDGVVRAVDGISYEIERGEHLALVGESGAGKTVTSLALLGLIEDPGEIVGGEIRFRGRNILACSDSELRSLRGNEIAMVFQDPETALNPVYSVGEQIAEAIRAHRDVTDEQARRRTVELLERVGVPDAERRYADYPHEFSGGQQQRIVIAMALSCEPDLLVCDEPTTALDVTVEAQILELLEELAEEFETAIQFVSHDLGVVAERCDRVLVVYAGQIVERASVDDLYYDPKHPYTVGLMASIPRLGDDRDRLPTIPGAAPDLIDPPTGCRFHPRCPYAESCCATREPSLVDAETGTTATPLESSPDDHLAACHEYTGALEDGLDYDVVVRGEDEGRGESE